From Sphingobium sp. B2D3C:
CGATCCCTGAGACCTGTGTCATATCACCTCCAGCTCCGCCCGCATGGCGCCGGCCTGCTTGAGCGCGCTCAGGATCTCGAGAAGGTCCGAGGGGGAGGCACCCACGGCATTCACCGCCTTGACTATATCGGCCAGAGACGCGCCACCTTTAAACAGGAACATCGGATTCTTTTCCTCATGGGCGGAAAGCTGGCTGGATTCCTCCACCGCCGTCACCCCGCGCGAGAGCGGCGCAGGCTGTACGATGCGCGGCGCTTCGGTCACGGTCACGGTCAGCTTGCCATGGCTCACCGCGGCCGGGGTGATCTGCACATTGCCGTTGATGACCACCGTGCCGCTGCGCGCGTTGACGATCACCTTGGCCGGCGGATCGGCGGGCTTGACCTGGATATTCTCGATAAGGCCCATCATCATGACGCGGCTCTCGGCGCCCGGCGGCGCATCGATGGCAATGGAGACGCCATCCACGGCACGGGCGCGCTGATCGCCGAACGCGAGGTTGATCGCGTCGGCCACCCGCAGCGCGGTCGTCACGTCCGCCTCCGCGAGGTTGAAATTGATCGTCGGGCTGGTCTCGAACCCGGTGGCCACGGCGCGCTCGACAGAGGCCCCCGAGGGGATGCGGCCGGCCGAAGGCACGTTCACGGAAAGCTGCGAGCCATCGGCACCGGAGACGCCGAAGCCGCCGACAGCCATATTGCCCTGCGCCATTGCGTAGATCTCGCCATCGGCGCCGCGCATCGGGGTCAGCACCAGCGTGCCGCCGCGCAGCGACTTGGCCTTGCCGAGCGCGGAGACGGTCACGTCCAGCCGCTGGCCAGGCTTGGCGAAGGCTGGCAATTCTGCCGTGACCAGCACGGCTGCGGCATTCTTGAGCGAGGGGTTGACGCCCGGCGGCAAAGTGAGGCCGAAGCGCGAGATCACGCCCTTCACCCCCTGCGTCGCATAATCCAGGCTGTCATCGCCCGTGCCGGCAAGGCCAACCACAACGCCATAGCCGACAAGCTGGTTGGACCGCAGGCCCTCGAAGGTACCGATGTCCTTGAGGCGCTGGGCATGGGCCGAGGTGGCGATCATGAGGCAGAGTCCGAACGCCAACAAGGCGAGGGAGACGACCAGCCGACGGAGCAAGGAAGGATAAGGCCTGATCATGGCTGAAAGCTCCATCAGAACGGGCTGATCATGGAGAAGAAACGCTGCAGCCAGCCCTGGCGGCTGGCGCGGGCGATTTCTCCCTTGCCGGTGTAGGTGATCCGCGCATCGGCGACGCGCGTCGAGAGAATGCGGTTGTCGGGCCCGATGTCCGCCTGCCGGACAAGGCCCGAGATCTGGACATATTCGTCGCCGCGATTGAGCGTGAGGGCCTTCTGCCCGCGCACCAGCATCGTGCCATTGGGATAGACCCGCGCGATGGTGACAGTGATTTCGCCCGAGAGCGCGTTCGACTGCGCAGCATCGCCCTTGCCGGTGAAGCCCTGCGTGCCCCCCGAGGCGATGTCGCTGCCGCTGAACAGCTTGCTGAACGGCCCGGTGCTGGGCGGTGTGAGGCCGATGCTGCCGGCGCGATTGGTGTTCGCGCTGGTGCTCTTGCTGGCCTGCGTCCGCTCGACGAGGAGAATAGTGATCACATCGCCCACGCTTGCTGCCCGCGCGCCGTTGGTCAGCGCGGAATAGCCGGCCGAGGCCTGAAAGATGCCGCCATTGGGCCGCACCGGCGCGGCGCTGCCAGCGTCGCCCGGATAGGTGACCTGATAGGCCGGGTTTTCGAGCGGCTCCTGCTTCTTGCCGAACAGACCGGCAGAAGCCGGTGCGGCGAAGCCGGTCGCCGTGATGGCGAGGATGAGGACGGAGGCGCGGCGATACTGCATGGTCATGCTCAAAGCTGCTGATTGACGTATTGGAGCATCTCGTCGGTCGCCTTGATCATCTTGGAGGCGATCTCATAGGCGCGCTGGGTCTCGATCATCGTGACCAGCTCCTCGACGGTGTTGACGTTTGACTGCTCGAGCGCGCCCTGGCGGATGGTGCCGCGACCGTCGAGGCCCGCAGCGCCCACCTGCGGCGCGCCGGATGCGGCCGTCTCCAGCAGCAGGTTGCCACCGACAGCCTGCAGGCCAGCGGGATTGACGAACCGCGCGGTTTCGATCGCGCCCAGCTCGACCGGTTCTTGCTGCCCGGCGACGGTCGCCGAGACGGTCCCGTCATTGCCGATGGTGACGGCACTCACGCCCTCGGGAAGCTGGATCTGCGGCACCAGCGGCAGGCCATCCGGCGAGACCAGCAGGCCTTCCGCATTGGTCTTGAAATTGCCGGCCCGGGTATAGGCGATCGTGCCGTCGGGCTGCTGGAGTTGGAAGAAGCCGGCCCCCTCGATCGCGAGATCATAGGTGTTGCCGGTGGTGTTCATCGTGCCTTGGGTATCGATCCGCTCGGTGCCGGTGAGCTGCACGCCGGTGCCGAGGTTGAGGCCGATGGCGAGCCGGTTCTGGCTGTCTGCCTGCGTGCCCGCCGCAATCACCTGCTGATAGGCCAGCGTCTCGAAATTGGCGCGGTCGCGCTTGAAGCCGACCGTGTTCACGTTCGCCAGGTTGTTGGCGATGACGCGCATCTTGACGTCCTGTGCGTCAAGGCCGGTGCGGGCGACATGAAGTGCGCTGCTGGTCATTGGTCTGGTCCCCTATCTATCCGTCAGTCGAGCCGCATGAGGCTCGCGCCGCCGGAGTCGATCTCCTTGGCGGTGTCGATCATCTTGATCTGATTTTCCCACGCGCGGCTCGCCTCGATCATCTGGACGAGCGCCGTGGTGGCATTGACGTTCGAGCCTTCGAGGGCGCCGCTGGTCACGGTCGCCATCGGGTCTTGCGGCAAGGCGCCGCCAT
This genomic window contains:
- a CDS encoding flagellar basal body P-ring protein FlgI, with the protein product MIATSAHAQRLKDIGTFEGLRSNQLVGYGVVVGLAGTGDDSLDYATQGVKGVISRFGLTLPPGVNPSLKNAAAVLVTAELPAFAKPGQRLDVTVSALGKAKSLRGGTLVLTPMRGADGEIYAMAQGNMAVGGFGVSGADGSQLSVNVPSAGRIPSGASVERAVATGFETSPTINFNLAEADVTTALRVADAINLAFGDQRARAVDGVSIAIDAPPGAESRVMMMGLIENIQVKPADPPAKVIVNARSGTVVINGNVQITPAAVSHGKLTVTVTEAPRIVQPAPLSRGVTAVEESSQLSAHEEKNPMFLFKGGASLADIVKAVNAVGASPSDLLEILSALKQAGAMRAELEVI
- a CDS encoding flagellar basal body L-ring protein FlgH yields the protein MTMQYRRASVLILAITATGFAAPASAGLFGKKQEPLENPAYQVTYPGDAGSAAPVRPNGGIFQASAGYSALTNGARAASVGDVITILLVERTQASKSTSANTNRAGSIGLTPPSTGPFSKLFSGSDIASGGTQGFTGKGDAAQSNALSGEITVTIARVYPNGTMLVRGQKALTLNRGDEYVQISGLVRQADIGPDNRILSTRVADARITYTGKGEIARASRQGWLQRFFSMISPF
- the flgG gene encoding flagellar basal-body rod protein FlgG; translated protein: MTSSALHVARTGLDAQDVKMRVIANNLANVNTVGFKRDRANFETLAYQQVIAAGTQADSQNRLAIGLNLGTGVQLTGTERIDTQGTMNTTGNTYDLAIEGAGFFQLQQPDGTIAYTRAGNFKTNAEGLLVSPDGLPLVPQIQLPEGVSAVTIGNDGTVSATVAGQQEPVELGAIETARFVNPAGLQAVGGNLLLETAASGAPQVGAAGLDGRGTIRQGALEQSNVNTVEELVTMIETQRAYEIASKMIKATDEMLQYVNQQL